A genome region from Oscillospiraceae bacterium includes the following:
- the typA gene encoding translational GTPase TypA — MSDLKLRNIAIIAHVDHGKTTLVDEMLKQSGTFRVNEQVEDRVMDSNDLERERGITILSKNTSVVYKDYKINIVDTPGHADFGGEVERVLGMVEGVVLLVDAFEGAMPQTRFVLKKALELDLKPIVVVNKIDKKDARPNEVIDEIIDLFIDLDATDEQLEFPVIYASSREGFATFDYEKENDNLKPLFDTIIDYVPAPSGKSDEDFQMLVSNIDYDEYVGKIAVGKIKRGKIKVNEQIAIVKKDGTVKNAKAGRIYTYSGLKKTETESASAGEIVCIAGLGDFNIGETLCSLNNIDPLPVIEVDEPTISMNFIVNNSPFAGREGTYVTSRHLRDRLFKETETNVSLRVEETDSADSFKVSGRGELHLSILIETMRREGFEFQVSKPVIIMKEKKGVLCEPVEHLIVDVPEEFVGSVIEKLGSRKGEMINMHANASGYTRIEFKIPSRGLIGYRNEFLTDTKGNGVMNSILIGYEEHKGEIQGRQRGSIIAWEDGESITYGLYNAQGRGRLFIGPGVKVYEGMVVGENAKSEDIVLNVCKKKQLTNTRASGSDDALRLTPHDVLSLEQCLEFIADDELVEITPESIRLRKKILNSDLRAKARNRLNKEN; from the coding sequence TAATGACTTAGAAAGAGAAAGAGGGATTACCATTCTTTCTAAAAATACATCTGTTGTTTATAAAGATTATAAAATTAATATAGTTGACACTCCGGGCCATGCCGATTTCGGAGGCGAAGTTGAACGTGTTTTGGGTATGGTTGAGGGTGTAGTTCTTTTAGTTGATGCTTTTGAAGGTGCAATGCCTCAGACACGTTTTGTGTTAAAAAAAGCACTCGAACTTGATTTGAAACCCATTGTTGTTGTTAATAAAATTGATAAAAAAGATGCAAGACCTAACGAGGTTATAGATGAGATAATTGATTTATTCATTGACCTTGACGCAACTGATGAACAGCTTGAATTCCCTGTTATCTATGCGTCTTCGAGAGAGGGCTTTGCTACCTTTGATTATGAAAAAGAAAATGACAATTTAAAACCTCTTTTTGATACTATAATTGATTATGTTCCGGCACCTTCAGGAAAGAGTGACGAAGATTTTCAGATGCTTGTATCAAATATCGACTATGATGAATATGTGGGTAAAATCGCAGTAGGTAAAATCAAACGAGGTAAAATTAAAGTAAACGAGCAAATAGCCATAGTAAAAAAAGATGGTACGGTTAAAAACGCAAAGGCAGGAAGAATATACACTTATTCAGGTCTTAAAAAGACTGAAACTGAATCTGCATCAGCAGGCGAAATTGTTTGTATTGCAGGGCTTGGAGATTTTAATATAGGAGAAACTTTATGCTCTTTAAATAATATTGATCCACTTCCTGTAATAGAGGTTGATGAGCCTACTATTTCTATGAACTTTATTGTTAATAACAGTCCTTTTGCTGGAAGAGAGGGGACTTATGTCACCTCCCGTCATTTAAGAGACAGATTATTTAAAGAAACCGAAACAAATGTTAGTTTAAGAGTAGAGGAAACTGACAGTGCTGATTCTTTCAAAGTTTCAGGTAGAGGGGAACTTCATCTTTCTATTTTAATTGAAACAATGAGAAGAGAAGGCTTTGAGTTTCAGGTTTCAAAACCTGTTATTATTATGAAAGAGAAAAAAGGCGTTTTGTGTGAACCTGTTGAGCATCTTATTGTTGATGTGCCGGAAGAATTTGTCGGAAGTGTTATTGAAAAATTAGGCTCCCGAAAAGGCGAAATGATAAATATGCACGCTAATGCAAGTGGTTATACAAGAATAGAATTTAAAATCCCGTCACGAGGCCTTATAGGCTATCGTAATGAGTTTTTAACCGATACTAAGGGTAATGGAGTTATGAACTCAATTTTAATAGGATATGAGGAACATAAAGGCGAAATACAGGGCAGACAAAGAGGTTCTATTATTGCTTGGGAAGATGGGGAAAGTATTACCTATGGTCTTTATAATGCACAAGGTCGAGGAAGGCTCTTTATCGGTCCCGGTGTCAAAGTATATGAAGGTATGGTTGTAGGGGAAAATGCGAAAAGCGAAGATATAGTCTTAAATGTATGCAAGAAAAAGCAACTTACAAATACCCGTGCATCAGGCTCCGATGACGCTTTAAGACTGACTCCTCACGATGTTTTAAGTTTAGAGCAATGCTTAGAGTTTATTGCAGATGACGAACTTGTTGAAATTACCCCTGAATCTATAAGACTCAGAAAGAAAATATTAAATAGTGATTTGAGGGCAAAGGCAAGAAATCGATTAAATAAAGAGAATTAG